The following are from one region of the Sphingobium cloacae genome:
- a CDS encoding ParB/RepB/Spo0J family partition protein codes for MSKKNANFAADLVAGIDPGAQAPAARRPGIGASVLAGRESRLAELATGSVVSRTHELVDPARCRMWAGHNREYALLNEERCADLIESIKAQGKQEMPAIVRRVKDDPAFDFEVICGARRHWTISWLRAHNYPDFRFLVDIRSLTDEEAFRLADLENRARDDLTDLERARDYLRALDAYYEGRQKVMAERINVTESWLSRYLDLARLPAELMAAFALPQDLRIKHVTAIKPLLKPEDRRQRVFAEAGRLAQVQSDRAAPMPVPDIIRALALAADPPKRSGSPKKSGKPETIVSEGGKPLLKVEAVDRKGLKLTLLPHAGGTRAEAEAALKALLDQHWS; via the coding sequence ATGAGCAAGAAGAACGCCAACTTCGCGGCTGATCTGGTCGCCGGAATCGACCCGGGGGCGCAAGCCCCAGCGGCGCGGCGCCCTGGCATCGGTGCGAGCGTGCTGGCGGGCCGGGAAAGCCGGCTTGCCGAATTGGCGACGGGCAGCGTCGTCTCGCGCACCCATGAGCTTGTCGATCCCGCGCGCTGCCGAATGTGGGCGGGGCATAACCGCGAATATGCGCTCCTCAATGAGGAGCGGTGCGCCGACCTCATCGAGAGCATCAAGGCGCAGGGCAAGCAAGAAATGCCCGCCATCGTTCGCCGCGTGAAGGACGATCCTGCCTTCGATTTCGAGGTGATTTGCGGCGCGCGCCGGCATTGGACGATCAGTTGGCTGCGCGCCCACAACTATCCGGATTTCCGCTTTCTCGTCGATATCCGTAGCCTTACCGACGAGGAGGCCTTCCGTCTCGCTGACCTCGAGAATCGGGCGCGCGACGATCTCACCGATCTGGAGCGCGCGCGCGACTATCTGCGCGCGCTCGACGCCTATTATGAGGGGCGCCAGAAGGTGATGGCCGAGCGGATCAATGTCACGGAAAGCTGGCTCAGCCGCTATCTCGACCTTGCCCGGCTGCCGGCGGAACTGATGGCGGCCTTCGCCCTTCCGCAGGATCTCAGGATCAAGCATGTCACCGCGATCAAGCCTCTCTTGAAACCGGAGGATCGGCGGCAGCGTGTGTTCGCCGAGGCGGGACGTCTCGCTCAGGTGCAGTCCGATCGCGCAGCACCGATGCCGGTCCCCGATATCATACGCGCGCTCGCTCTGGCCGCCGATCCCCCCAAGAGGTCAGGATCCCCCAAGAAGTCAGGAAAGCCGGAAACGATCGTGTCCGAAGGGGGGAAACCATTGCTGAAAGTGGAGGCGGTGGATCGTAAGGGTCTCAAACTTACCTTGCTCCCGCATGCCGGTGGTACGCGGGCTGAAGCGGAGGCCGCGTTGAAAGCGCTGCTCGATCAGCATTGGAGCTAG
- a CDS encoding RES family NAD+ phosphorylase has translation MDAIATTQVRWQPCYRIVASRFPPISLFEDVADPADLEAVYAIEAMTNDRLRDEVGDLALVPPEDRVSGPGTSAIMAAFTHLNPDGSRFCDGSFGLFYAASTIETAVAETRHHRTRFMAYTHEPAQELDMRVYAVDLDAMLHDIRGLRDERPALYAPDSYAAGQALGRHLREQGSDGIVYQSVRDADGECAAVFRPRLLANSRQERHLCYVWDGRAIVTVYEKKTFA, from the coding sequence ATGGATGCCATTGCGACGACGCAAGTGCGGTGGCAACCGTGCTACCGGATCGTCGCAAGCCGGTTCCCGCCCATATCGCTGTTTGAGGATGTCGCGGATCCGGCCGACCTGGAAGCGGTCTATGCGATCGAGGCGATGACCAACGACCGGCTTCGCGACGAGGTCGGGGACCTCGCCCTCGTCCCACCGGAGGACCGCGTATCGGGACCCGGAACATCGGCGATCATGGCAGCGTTCACCCACCTAAATCCCGATGGCAGCCGGTTCTGTGACGGCAGTTTCGGGCTGTTCTACGCTGCCAGCACCATCGAGACTGCGGTTGCCGAGACGCGCCATCACCGAACCCGCTTCATGGCGTACACCCACGAACCGGCGCAGGAACTCGACATGCGCGTCTACGCGGTCGACCTGGACGCCATGCTCCACGATATTCGCGGCCTGCGCGATGAACGCCCTGCCCTCTACGCCCCGGACAGCTATGCCGCCGGCCAGGCGCTTGGCCGGCACCTGCGTGAGCAAGGTTCGGATGGCATCGTGTACCAAAGCGTGCGCGACGCCGACGGCGAGTGCGCCGCGGTGTTCCGCCCTCGCCTACTCGCCAACAGCCGACAGGAGCGGCACCTGTGCTACGTTTGGGATGGCCGGGCGATTGTCACCGTCTACGAGAAGAAGACATTCGCCTAA
- a CDS encoding MbcA/ParS/Xre antitoxin family protein has translation MATTAHSGVPAKAPSRKDLSGPALRTFFRIADAWDLKEAEQMKLLGLDSRSTFQTWKRGAVAAIPKDALERISYVMGIYKGLKMLLPRTANEWVRKPNEAPLFAGRPAIERMASGNVADLYVVRQYIDAQRG, from the coding sequence ATGGCCACAACTGCCCATTCCGGCGTCCCCGCCAAAGCGCCCAGCCGCAAGGATCTGAGCGGTCCGGCGCTGCGCACCTTTTTCCGCATTGCCGACGCCTGGGACCTCAAGGAAGCCGAGCAGATGAAGCTTCTCGGGCTCGACAGCCGCTCGACCTTCCAGACCTGGAAGCGCGGCGCGGTCGCGGCGATTCCCAAGGATGCGCTGGAGCGCATCTCCTATGTCATGGGGATCTACAAGGGGCTGAAGATGCTCCTGCCCCGTACCGCCAACGAATGGGTACGCAAACCCAATGAGGCGCCGCTGTTCGCCGGACGCCCGGCGATCGAGCGGATGGCCTCGGGCAATGTCGCCGATCTCTACGTGGTGCGTCAATATATCGACGCGCAGCGCGGCTGA
- a CDS encoding IS6-like element IS6100 family transposase produces MTDFKWRHFQGDVILWAVRWYCRYPISYRDLEEMLAERGISVDHTTIYRWVQCYAPEMEKRLRWFWRRGFDPSWRLDETYVKVRGKWTYLYRAVDKRGDTIDFYLSPTRSAKAAKRFLGKALRGLKHWEKPATLNTDKAPSYGAAITELKREGKLDRETAHRQVKYLNNVIEADHGKLKILIKPVRGFKSIPTAYATIKGFEVMRALRKGQARPWCLQPGIRGEVRLVERAFGIGPSALTEAMGMLNHHFAAAA; encoded by the coding sequence ATGACGGATTTCAAGTGGCGCCATTTCCAGGGTGATGTGATCCTGTGGGCGGTGCGCTGGTATTGTCGCTATCCGATCAGCTATCGCGACCTTGAGGAAATGCTGGCGGAACGCGGCATTTCGGTCGACCATACGACGATCTATCGCTGGGTCCAGTGCTACGCCCCGGAGATGGAGAAGCGGCTGCGCTGGTTCTGGCGGCGTGGCTTTGATCCGAGCTGGCGCCTGGATGAAACCTACGTCAAGGTGCGGGGCAAGTGGACCTACCTGTACCGGGCAGTCGACAAGCGGGGCGACACGATCGATTTCTACCTGTCGCCGACCCGCAGCGCCAAGGCAGCGAAGCGGTTCCTGGGCAAGGCCCTGCGAGGCCTGAAGCACTGGGAAAAGCCTGCCACGCTCAATACCGACAAAGCGCCGAGCTATGGTGCAGCGATCACCGAATTGAAGCGCGAAGGAAAGCTGGACCGGGAGACGGCCCACCGGCAGGTGAAGTATCTCAATAACGTGATCGAGGCCGATCACGGAAAGCTCAAGATACTGATCAAGCCGGTGCGCGGTTTCAAATCGATCCCCACGGCCTATGCCACGATCAAGGGATTCGAAGTCATGCGAGCCCTGCGCAAAGGACAGGCTCGCCCCTGGTGCCTGCAGCCCGGCATCAGGGGCGAGGTGCGCCTTGTGGAGAGAGCTTTTGGCATTGGGCCCTCGGCGCTGACGGAGGCCATGGGCATGCTCAACCACCATTTCGCAGCAGCCGCCTGA
- a CDS encoding replication initiator protein A, producing the protein MSKRRDPNPEFDLFIPALGDLPLKDQREVMERPFFSLQKRKRLKPIEYRSPDGDAWVRVQAIPDYGMATIWDADILIWAASTLNRMKQQGLNDLPRTLTTTPYDLLRAIKRSTGGRDYQELQAALLRLQTTSITTSIRATKRRQKAGFNWLDSWTFDTDAETEQPRGMTLTLSDWVYEGIVNEKSLLTMHPDYFLLSGGLERALYRIARKHAGTQRGGWTCRVEVLRDKTGSDAQPKEFNRMLRRVIEADQLPDYAMELTETTDKSPAVLFRLRGEAEALALAERMRAEEERRARFDAERKRAEEVDAHMDRLAGRR; encoded by the coding sequence GTGAGCAAGCGGCGTGATCCCAATCCCGAGTTCGACCTGTTCATTCCGGCGCTCGGCGATCTTCCGCTCAAGGATCAGCGGGAGGTCATGGAGCGCCCGTTCTTCTCGCTCCAGAAGCGCAAGCGGCTGAAGCCGATCGAGTATCGCAGCCCGGACGGCGATGCCTGGGTGCGCGTCCAAGCCATTCCCGATTACGGCATGGCCACGATCTGGGATGCCGATATCCTGATATGGGCCGCGTCCACGCTCAATCGCATGAAGCAGCAGGGGCTGAACGATCTGCCCCGCACGCTGACAACCACGCCCTACGACCTGCTGCGGGCGATCAAGCGGAGCACAGGGGGCAGGGACTACCAGGAGCTGCAAGCCGCGCTTCTCCGGTTACAGACGACTTCGATCACGACTTCGATCCGCGCGACGAAGCGCCGGCAGAAGGCCGGCTTCAACTGGCTCGACAGCTGGACCTTCGACACCGACGCCGAGACGGAGCAGCCGCGCGGCATGACGCTGACCCTCTCGGATTGGGTCTATGAGGGCATCGTCAACGAGAAGTCGCTGCTCACCATGCACCCCGACTATTTCCTGCTTTCCGGAGGGCTGGAGCGGGCGCTCTACCGCATCGCGCGCAAGCACGCCGGTACGCAACGCGGTGGGTGGACGTGCCGGGTAGAGGTGCTCCGGGACAAGACCGGCAGCGATGCCCAGCCCAAGGAGTTCAACCGGATGCTCCGGCGGGTGATCGAGGCCGACCAGCTCCCCGACTATGCGATGGAGCTGACCGAGACGACGGACAAAAGCCCTGCCGTGCTGTTCAGGCTCCGTGGCGAGGCCGAGGCACTGGCACTCGCCGAGAGGATGCGCGCCGAGGAGGAGCGGCGCGCCCGTTTCGACGCCGAGCGCAAGCGGGCCGAGGAAGTCGATGCGCATATGGACCGGCTTGCCGGCCGACGCTGA
- a CDS encoding ParA family protein, whose amino-acid sequence MQVWAVIAQKGGQSKTTLTTGFAVEAAREGASVVILDADDRQGSALYWSERRDDDDVMVKDSSVAGLPLHVSRGRSSGKIDLIIIDTPANSKDIAMLAAEQADFVIIPVAPRGLDVHSVLQTVKQVQQAGTPFAVILTQVPHQGGEGQEAHAGFAAKGVTMFDSRLHFRKDFYKATPLGRTAAETDPDSKAAAELRAAYDEAKRLSGFTTKQVSEVG is encoded by the coding sequence ATGCAAGTATGGGCCGTCATCGCGCAAAAGGGCGGGCAATCCAAAACCACCCTTACAACCGGATTTGCCGTCGAGGCGGCGCGGGAGGGGGCATCCGTCGTCATCCTCGATGCCGACGATCGCCAGGGATCGGCGCTCTACTGGTCCGAACGCCGCGACGACGACGACGTGATGGTGAAGGACAGCAGCGTCGCCGGCCTGCCGCTCCACGTCTCGCGCGGGCGCAGCAGCGGCAAGATCGACCTCATCATCATCGACACGCCGGCGAACTCCAAGGACATTGCTATGCTCGCAGCCGAGCAGGCGGATTTCGTCATCATCCCTGTCGCGCCGCGAGGGCTGGACGTCCATTCGGTGTTGCAGACCGTCAAGCAGGTGCAGCAGGCAGGCACGCCGTTCGCCGTCATACTGACGCAGGTTCCGCATCAGGGCGGGGAGGGCCAGGAGGCCCATGCCGGCTTCGCGGCGAAGGGCGTGACGATGTTCGACAGCCGCCTCCACTTCCGCAAGGATTTCTACAAGGCGACGCCACTCGGCAGAACAGCGGCCGAGACGGACCCGGACAGCAAGGCAGCAGCCGAGTTGCGTGCCGCCTATGACGAGGCTAAGCGACTAAGCGGCTTTACGACTAAGCAAGTAAGCGAGGTTGGATGA
- a CDS encoding SprT family zinc-dependent metalloprotease, whose translation MEQDNRESWLNRVAIGMGPLFKALDAPLPSRVRVAIGFTSRGAKGKAIGECWDNRRSGDGHFEIFIRPDLAHAPDAMPAQIAAILAHELVHAAVGIAAGHGRAFKRIAIGLGLVGPMRATTPGDAFLSAIAPILAAVGPLPHARLDTGSATTRPRKQAARMLKCECATCGYTVRTARKWLETAGAPLCPVERHGPMRHDPISNGSEDELG comes from the coding sequence ATGGAGCAGGATAATCGCGAAAGCTGGCTGAACCGGGTGGCGATCGGCATGGGGCCGCTATTCAAGGCGCTGGACGCCCCCCTTCCCTCTCGCGTGCGGGTGGCGATCGGCTTCACCAGCAGGGGAGCCAAGGGCAAGGCGATCGGCGAGTGCTGGGACAACCGGCGCAGCGGCGACGGGCATTTCGAGATATTCATCCGGCCCGACCTCGCCCACGCCCCTGATGCGATGCCGGCGCAGATCGCCGCGATCCTCGCGCACGAGCTGGTCCACGCGGCGGTCGGGATCGCGGCCGGACACGGGAGAGCGTTTAAACGGATCGCAATCGGGCTGGGGCTGGTCGGGCCGATGCGCGCCACCACCCCCGGGGACGCCTTCCTTTCCGCCATTGCACCGATCCTCGCTGCGGTCGGTCCCCTCCCCCATGCCCGGCTTGATACGGGCAGCGCGACCACCCGGCCGAGGAAGCAGGCGGCGCGGATGCTGAAATGCGAGTGCGCGACGTGCGGCTATACTGTCAGGACCGCGCGCAAATGGCTGGAGACAGCGGGCGCACCCTTGTGCCCGGTTGAGAGGCACGGCCCGATGCGCCACGATCCGATCAGCAACGGAAGTGAGGACGAACTCGGCTAA
- a CDS encoding Tn3 family transposase — protein MARRHLLTREMLAGHYDPSLDEREIARHFTLTRDDLELIASRRGDVTRLGYAMLMLYLRWPGRVLEAGEAPPMPILAFVAHQLDVSPASWRDYARRDETRRSHLADLSRRFGHLVFSRADFHALVAFAMPIAQTVTQSSRLAGIVIDEMRRRRLLLPPVTVIEAIVRRARQQAGDLVHDVLAGDLGEPERATLDALLSRRDDKSATWLSWLRNPPLSPAPRNILRLIERLDQVRALGLAASRAATIPQAAFDRIADEAARITPQHLAELPDLRRHAILVAAGIRLEESLTDAVLTMMDKLLGSMMRRAENRTKDKAIGTIRSLQAQLRLLTGSCRTLLDARARGVDSLAAISSIDWERLGTAVVDAELLIAPETIDRTAELIERQRSLRSVIGPFLNAFEFRGGGAVQGLLDAVRLIADIYRTGRRRLPDNPPLRFVPPSWRPFVLRDGVVVRAAYELCVLTQLRDRLRAGDIWVAASRHYRAFDSYLLPPATFDAMRARGPLPLAIDTDFDSFVAGRRASLDTAIERVTILARQGELPQVRLDDNGLVVSPLKAITPPDAENMRRVAYDRLPRVKITDLLLEVDSWTGFSECFTHRRSGRVADDRNALLTVILADGINLGLTRMAETCQGATLRQLAHLHDWHISEAAYSEALGRLIDVHRTVPLSALWGDGTTSSSDGQLFHAGGRGAAIGDINARNGNEPGVSFYTHVSDQYDPFSSRVIAATAGEAPYVLDGLLYHATGLSIEEHYTDTGGASDHVFGLMPFFGYRFAPRLRDLKDRRLHLLPGQEAGPLLAGMTGDPVAIGHVAAHWDELLRLTTSIRSGTATASAMLRRLSAYPRQNGLALALREVGRIERSIFMLDWLRDLDLRRRTQAGLNKGEARNALARALFFNQLGELRDRRFENQTYRASGLNLLVAAIILWNTRYLERAVGALAIPEDVARHIAPLGWEHISLTGDYRWNVESRPDPGQLRPLRTPSSLLAA, from the coding sequence TTGGCCAGAAGACACCTGCTAACCCGCGAGATGCTTGCGGGCCATTATGATCCGTCGCTCGATGAACGCGAGATCGCGCGTCACTTCACCTTGACCCGTGACGACCTCGAACTGATCGCATCCCGGCGTGGCGACGTCACCCGTCTCGGCTATGCGATGCTGATGCTGTATCTGCGCTGGCCGGGGCGCGTGCTGGAAGCCGGCGAAGCGCCGCCCATGCCGATCCTCGCGTTCGTGGCCCATCAGTTGGATGTGTCGCCCGCATCATGGCGCGACTATGCCCGCCGCGACGAAACGCGGCGGTCGCACCTCGCCGACCTGTCGCGGCGCTTCGGTCATCTCGTTTTCAGTCGTGCGGATTTCCACGCGCTGGTCGCGTTCGCCATGCCGATCGCGCAGACCGTCACCCAGTCCTCGCGGCTTGCGGGCATCGTCATCGACGAGATGCGACGCCGGCGATTGCTGCTGCCGCCCGTGACGGTGATTGAGGCGATAGTGCGACGGGCGCGGCAGCAGGCCGGGGATCTGGTCCATGACGTGCTCGCCGGAGATCTCGGCGAACCCGAACGCGCGACGCTCGACGCCCTCCTGTCGCGGCGCGACGACAAAAGCGCGACCTGGCTCTCATGGCTGCGCAACCCGCCCCTATCGCCGGCCCCGCGCAATATCCTGCGACTGATCGAACGGCTCGACCAAGTTCGCGCGCTGGGCCTGGCGGCCTCGCGCGCCGCGACCATCCCGCAGGCGGCATTCGACCGGATCGCCGACGAGGCGGCGCGCATCACGCCGCAGCATCTGGCGGAACTGCCCGACCTACGCCGTCATGCGATCCTTGTCGCTGCCGGCATCCGGCTTGAGGAAAGCCTGACCGATGCGGTGCTGACGATGATGGACAAGCTCCTGGGGAGCATGATGCGACGGGCCGAGAATCGGACCAAGGACAAGGCGATCGGCACGATCCGGTCATTGCAGGCGCAGCTTCGCCTGCTCACCGGCTCATGCCGGACATTGCTCGACGCGCGGGCGCGAGGCGTCGATTCTCTTGCCGCCATCAGTTCGATCGACTGGGAAAGGTTGGGAACGGCGGTCGTGGACGCCGAGCTACTGATCGCGCCGGAAACAATCGACCGCACGGCGGAACTGATCGAACGGCAGCGCTCGCTGCGCTCCGTGATCGGGCCGTTCCTCAACGCCTTTGAGTTTCGCGGGGGTGGTGCGGTGCAGGGCTTGCTCGATGCGGTTCGGCTGATCGCCGACATTTATCGCACCGGACGACGGCGCCTGCCCGATAACCCACCGCTCCGCTTCGTGCCGCCGTCATGGCGGCCGTTCGTGCTGCGCGATGGCGTGGTCGTCCGCGCCGCCTATGAGCTGTGCGTGCTCACCCAACTGCGCGACCGGCTGCGCGCCGGCGACATATGGGTGGCGGCGAGCCGTCATTATCGCGCCTTCGACAGCTATCTCCTGCCGCCTGCAACCTTCGATGCGATGCGCGCGCGAGGACCGCTGCCACTGGCGATCGATACTGATTTCGACAGCTTCGTCGCCGGCCGCCGCGCCAGTCTCGACACCGCGATCGAGCGGGTGACGATCCTCGCTCGACAGGGAGAACTGCCCCAGGTGCGCCTTGACGACAATGGCCTTGTCGTATCCCCGCTCAAGGCGATCACGCCGCCGGATGCAGAGAATATGCGCCGCGTCGCCTATGATCGGCTGCCACGCGTGAAGATCACCGATCTCCTTTTGGAGGTCGATAGCTGGACCGGCTTTTCCGAGTGCTTCACCCATCGCCGCTCCGGTCGCGTGGCGGACGATCGTAACGCGCTCCTGACCGTGATCCTGGCCGATGGCATCAATCTCGGGCTGACGCGCATGGCCGAGACCTGTCAGGGCGCGACCCTGCGTCAGCTCGCCCATCTGCACGACTGGCATATCAGCGAAGCCGCTTATAGCGAGGCGCTGGGGCGGTTGATCGACGTTCACCGCACCGTGCCGTTGTCCGCGCTGTGGGGCGACGGCACCACCTCTTCCAGTGACGGCCAGCTCTTCCATGCGGGCGGGCGCGGCGCCGCGATCGGCGACATCAATGCGCGCAACGGCAATGAACCCGGCGTCAGCTTCTACACCCACGTCTCGGACCAATATGATCCGTTCTCGAGCCGCGTGATCGCGGCGACCGCCGGCGAGGCTCCCTATGTTCTCGACGGGCTGCTATACCATGCCACCGGCCTGTCGATCGAAGAGCATTACACCGATACCGGCGGCGCATCCGACCATGTGTTCGGCCTCATGCCCTTCTTCGGCTACCGCTTCGCGCCGCGCCTGCGCGACCTGAAGGACCGGCGCCTGCATCTACTGCCGGGCCAGGAAGCGGGGCCGCTGCTGGCCGGTATGACCGGCGATCCGGTAGCCATCGGGCATGTCGCCGCCCATTGGGACGAACTGCTGCGCCTCACCACTTCGATCCGCAGCGGCACCGCCACCGCTTCGGCGATGCTGCGCAGATTGTCCGCTTACCCACGCCAGAACGGACTCGCGCTGGCCTTGCGCGAGGTCGGGCGGATAGAGCGCTCGATCTTCATGCTCGACTGGCTGCGCGATCTCGACCTGCGCCGGCGCACCCAGGCCGGTCTCAACAAGGGCGAGGCCCGCAACGCGCTCGCCCGCGCGCTCTTCTTCAACCAGCTCGGCGAGCTGCGCGACCGGCGGTTCGAGAACCAGACCTATCGCGCCTCCGGCCTCAATCTCCTCGTGGCCGCCATCATCCTGTGGAACACCCGCTATCTCGAACGGGCGGTCGGGGCGCTGGCGATCCCGGAGGACGTTGCGCGCCATATCGCCCCGCTGGGATGGGAGCATATCTCGCTCACCGGCGACTATCGCTGGAATGTCGAAAGCCGCCCCGATCCCGGCCAGCTCCGCCCGTTGCGCACGCCTTCCTCGCTCCTGGCCGCATGA
- a CDS encoding recombinase family protein, protein MALIGYARVSTPDQKLSLQHDALNAAGCDRIFDDHASGAKADRPGLTEALAYLRSGDTLVVWKLDRLGRSMSHLIEKVGELATRGIGFRSLTENIDTTTSGGMLVFNIFGSLAQFERDLIRERTHAGLKAARERGRAGGRRPVVTPDKLRKARDHIASGLTVREAAARLKIGKTALYKALESMDRDTKPTRSRSVRP, encoded by the coding sequence GTGGCACTGATCGGCTATGCGCGCGTCTCCACCCCCGACCAGAAGCTCTCGCTCCAGCACGACGCATTGAACGCCGCCGGCTGCGACCGGATATTCGACGATCACGCCTCTGGCGCCAAAGCCGATCGGCCTGGCCTGACCGAGGCGCTCGCCTACCTGCGCAGCGGCGACACGCTCGTTGTCTGGAAGCTCGATCGGCTCGGCCGCTCGATGAGCCATCTGATCGAGAAAGTCGGCGAGTTGGCGACGCGCGGCATCGGGTTCCGCTCGCTCACCGAGAACATCGACACCACCACTTCGGGCGGGATGCTCGTGTTCAACATCTTCGGTTCGCTCGCCCAGTTCGAGCGCGATCTGATCCGCGAGCGCACCCATGCCGGCCTCAAGGCTGCTCGCGAACGAGGCCGCGCCGGCGGGCGGCGGCCAGTGGTCACGCCCGACAAGCTCCGCAAAGCGCGCGATCATATCGCTTCCGGCCTCACCGTGCGCGAAGCCGCTGCGCGCCTCAAGATCGGAAAGACCGCCCTCTACAAAGCCCTTGAAAGCATGGACAGGGACACAAAGCCCACGCGTTCCCGCTCCGTTCGTCCTTAG
- a CDS encoding virB8 family protein, translating into MRAADDRSEAVPASGLQRYFRDARSWDQDRIRNALRSTRIAWSIAAIASLLAAASIFAVAALTPLKTVVPYVIRVNQTTGAVDVQTALTQRPMRYDEAVTKYFLAQYVRTRESWIPAAAEENFRFVTILSQPTEQQRWARFYSSNNGASPQNVWGKNAVVQARVRNIAFINDRVANVRFTRTVQTETDIQNSDWIATITFAYANAPMAEGDRYRNPLGFQVENYRADPEVIR; encoded by the coding sequence ATGCGAGCTGCTGATGACCGCTCGGAGGCGGTGCCGGCATCGGGGCTGCAGCGCTATTTCCGGGACGCACGAAGCTGGGATCAGGACAGGATCCGGAACGCGCTGCGCTCGACCCGCATCGCTTGGAGCATCGCGGCCATCGCCTCACTCCTGGCCGCGGCCTCGATCTTCGCAGTTGCGGCTCTGACGCCTCTCAAGACTGTCGTGCCCTATGTTATTCGCGTCAACCAGACCACCGGCGCGGTGGATGTCCAGACCGCGCTCACGCAGCGGCCGATGCGCTACGATGAGGCGGTCACCAAATACTTCCTCGCCCAGTATGTGAGAACCCGCGAAAGCTGGATCCCGGCAGCGGCCGAAGAAAATTTTCGGTTCGTGACGATCCTCTCGCAGCCGACCGAACAGCAGCGCTGGGCGCGCTTCTACAGTAGCAACAATGGTGCCAGTCCCCAAAATGTCTGGGGCAAGAACGCAGTTGTGCAGGCGCGCGTGCGCAACATCGCCTTCATCAACGATCGCGTCGCCAATGTCCGGTTCACGCGGACAGTCCAGACCGAGACCGACATCCAGAACAGCGATTGGATCGCCACGATCACGTTCGCCTACGCCAACGCGCCCATGGCGGAAGGCGATCGCTACCGGAACCCGCTGGGATTCCAGGTCGAAAACTATCGTGCCGATCCGGAGGTGATCCGATGA